DNA from Pichia kudriavzevii chromosome 5, complete sequence:
CTTgtctcttcaattcttgGGCTGAGTAGCCGTAGATCTTctgtattttcttttggttcCAATGGCTCTTGTTTACAATCGTTagcattttcaagtttaaggccaaatgatttttttgtttatatcTTCGTAGGCAACCTGTAATGTTGCCATCAATTAATATCTCCAATATCTCTAGCGTTGGAGGTATATGATCAAATAAATTAGAAAGAACATCTACATTGTGCGTCTTCATATGTAGtcttttcaacttcaaacaGCAATATATCGAGTCAAAATGGTTCCAATCACCATGTTTATCTTTGTCAATAACGCATAGTTGCTGACAATGGTTTCTATCAATTTCGTCCTCAAAATAGCTTCCATGGATTGAAACTACGGTTTTCAAACGACGACCCATATATTCCTTTATCACAGGGCTTTTCTGTACTCCCATTCCTTTCACAAACGATTCCAAGTCTTGAACATGAGCATAGTGCATGACAAGTACAACTATTTCAATAGGCCACATAATTCTTCAGGGCCTCTAGCAACGTTTGATACCACAGCCTTTGTCAggatatatatatatatatgtatgtatgtatatgtatatgtatatgtatatgtatataaatGGTTCatataaataaacaaacagGCTATAAACGTTGTAGCTCCTCCAAGTCATTGCTGTCCAACAAATTTCCAATTATCGGGAAAATTGCTCCCATAATGTTGCGAATAAAATCCCTTATTGGGATATTCCTAACAGGGTCTTGCTTGAGAAGGGCAGTGTATCTTTCACGTTCTGCGTTAGGTGGAACTAGAGTTTCTAAATAATACTCGTTATCCTCCTCGACGTCAGATTGGGGCTCGATTGCCTTCagttcatcatcatcgtaGCTGGAACTCTTATGGTATGCTTTCATGTCACCATTAGCATCTTCCctgatttcttcaataaaagtTATGCCTAAATCAACAACGGGTTTGACGAATGATAACAAAACCGATGACACGGCACGTATTGAGTCCATCTGAGACAACTCGTATTCGATATTTGACAATGTCTGACCGTTCTGTAAATATTCCGGCTTTAACAATGAATAAAGACCCAAAACATAGAGTTTCCTAATTTTTGGATCGTATGAGTTTCTACCAAATTTAATCAAGTTGTTCATCAGTGCGTATAGTTTTATGCCTGGAATATTAGCCAAGAACGCTTGCGAATTATCAAGAAACAATCTTAATAACGGAAGTGATAGTTTGACTTCGCAGTATGCACTGTCTGTATCGCCTATCAAATATTCAGCAATTTCATGAATCAGTTTCGAGTTGAACAGATTAGAGTAGAATGCACTCTTTTCAGATTTCTGCATAATGCCCACTTCAACGATCGAAGATGTAAGAGAAACAGCATCGTCTCTCATAGTCTTTAAATACCCAGCTAGtatttccaatattttcattccCTTTGGTGTCTCCAAAATCTGAACATCAATCAATGTGTAGCTTCTTATTATCGTAAGA
Protein-coding regions in this window:
- a CDS encoding uncharacterized protein (PKUD0E05440); its protein translation is MWPIEIVVLVMHYAHVQDLESFVKGMGVQKSPVIKEYMGRRLKTVVSIHGSYFEDEIDRNHCQQLCVIDKDKHGDWNHFDSIYCCLKLKRLHMKTHNVDVLSNLFDHIPPTLEILEILIDGNITGCLRRYKQKNHLALNLKMLTIVNKSHWNQKKIQKIYGYSAQELKRQVDLGRNTETTFLRGYGKYKMKRVGYCFDDPKYGNLQYLGSLLSNIVKDSFKTIQNVGCFGLDICWIFHRYHSAIYGSLRIIKTDCNSMLNLSIWKHLLSQKNLEFVDTRKLKPMVAIFSRSFENNCKIIDSLGNCAYVNGSAMKLLQQYTVV